The Vicia villosa cultivar HV-30 ecotype Madison, WI linkage group LG1, Vvil1.0, whole genome shotgun sequence genome includes a region encoding these proteins:
- the LOC131644694 gene encoding uncharacterized protein LOC131644694 has translation MDLLCAAYSNTEEEEEEPKRMKLSHHTPTPKPYIPSSTTVSNPHSQILIPGSYVSKRQRASMPSITSATSIPHLSSSPSFTLSGSISEVDIHHNILALLRSEAKDHKNLNSVSEKLSASLSGHTRAVNAIHWSSTHAHLLASAGMDNLVCIWNVWSRDKKKACALNFHNAAVKDVKWSQQGHFLLSCGYDYTSRLVDVVKGMETQVFREDQMVGVIKFHPDNSNLFLSGGSKGHIKLWDIRTDKVVHNYNRNLGSILDVEFATNGKQFISSSDVSGSNISENSIIVWDVSRQVPLSNQVYVEAYTCPCVRSHPFDPVFVAQSNGNYVALFSSTPPYRLNKYKRYENHGVSGFHIKCNFSLDGKKLASGSSDGSIYIYDYHSSKVIKKIKAFGQACMDIAFHPVMPDVFASCSWDGSISVFE, from the exons ATGGATCTTCTATGTGCCGCATATTCAAatactgaagaagaagaagaagaacccaAACGAATGAAATTATCCCACCATACTCCCACACCGAAACCCTATATCCCTTCTTCTACTACTGTTTCCAACCCCCATTCACAAATTCTCATTCCAGGTAGCTACGTTTCCAAACGACAACGCGCTTCTATGCCTTCCATCACTTCTGCTACATCTATTCCTCACCTTTCATCATCTCCGTCTTTCACATTATCCG GCAGTATCTCGGAGGTTGATATACACCATAACATTTTAGCATTGTTGAGAAGTGAAGCAAAGGATCATAAAAACCTAAACTCGGTATCTGAAAAGCTATCTGCATCTTTATCTGGACATACAAGAGCTGTCAATGCTATACATTGGTCATCAACGCACG CTCACCTCCTCGCATCTGCTGGGATGGACAATTTGGTATGCATATGGAACGTATGGAGCAGAGATAAGAAGAAAGCATGTGCGCTAAACTTCCACAACGCTGCTGTGAAAGATGTGAAATGGTCTCAACAAGGGCACTTCTTACTTTCTTGTGGATATGATTACACATCAAGGTTGGTTGATGTTGTAAAGGGGATGGAAACTCAGGTTTTCAGAGAAGATCAAATGGTTGGAGTTATAAAGTTCCACCCAGACAAttcaaatctcttcctttctggGGGATCTAAAGGGCATATCAAACTATGGGATATCAGAACTGACAAAGTTGTGCATAACTATAATCGAAATTTAGGTTCCATTCTAGATGTTGAGTTTGCAACGAACGGGAAACAATTCATTTCTTCTAGTGATGTATCTGGGAGCAATATCAGTGAGAATTCTATTATCGTTTGGGATGTGTCGAGACAGGTGCCGTTGTCTAATCAG GTTTATGTGGAAGCTTATACTTGTCCTTGCGTTAGGTCCCACCCCTTTGATCCAGTTTTTGTTGCTCAATCAAACGGTAATTATGTCGCACTCTTTAGTTCAACCCCTCCATACAGACTCAACAAATATAAGAGATATGAAAACCATGGGGTTTCTGGGTTCCATATTAAGTGCAACTTCAGCTTGGATGGAAAAAAGCTTGCATCTGGCTCTTCAGATGGATCTATTTACATATATGATTATCACTCATCcaaagtaattaagaaaataaaggcCTTTGGTCAAGCATGCATGGACATTGCCTTCCATCCAGTTATGCCTGATGTTTTTGCTTCGTGCTCATGGGATGGAAGTATTTCGGTATTCGAGTAG